A window of Tautonia plasticadhaerens contains these coding sequences:
- a CDS encoding PEP-CTERM sorting domain-containing protein (PEP-CTERM proteins occur, often in large numbers, in the proteomes of bacteria that also encode an exosortase, a predicted intramembrane cysteine proteinase. The presence of a PEP-CTERM domain at a protein's C-terminus predicts cleavage within the sorting domain, followed by covalent anchoring to some some component of the (usually Gram-negative) cell surface. Many PEP-CTERM proteins exhibit an unusual sequence composition that includes large numbers of potential glycosylation sites. Expression of one such protein has been shown restore the ability of a bacterium to form floc, a type of biofilm.) has product MQRTPPAIALLVSLLIGPMARGATIDLTITDAALAPGGTATVDVLISSPDGAVLDVFGLEVRVEAVGGQRLEFASPPADGQLADPGYLFFGDSTAALSPPAGVVVSTLAPGDTYLGGDGTDSGLGVEVPGTPTLLARLVLEASRDAPPGPGSAFTVSIVPGSASTFFLDPTFEPIPLAGLSSGTVTVVGFIPEPSTLVLTSGGVALLGLVRRARGRPRE; this is encoded by the coding sequence ATGCAACGGACTCCCCCCGCGATCGCGCTCCTCGTCTCCCTGCTGATCGGGCCGATGGCCCGGGGGGCGACCATCGATTTGACGATCACCGACGCCGCCCTCGCCCCCGGCGGGACGGCGACCGTCGACGTGCTCATCTCCAGCCCCGACGGCGCGGTGCTCGACGTCTTCGGCCTGGAGGTCCGGGTCGAGGCGGTCGGCGGGCAGCGGCTGGAGTTCGCCTCCCCGCCCGCCGACGGGCAGCTGGCCGACCCGGGCTACCTGTTCTTCGGCGACTCGACGGCGGCGCTGTCCCCCCCCGCGGGGGTCGTGGTGTCGACCCTGGCCCCGGGCGACACCTACCTCGGCGGCGACGGCACCGACTCGGGACTCGGCGTCGAGGTGCCCGGCACGCCGACCCTGCTGGCCCGGCTGGTGCTGGAGGCGTCGCGGGACGCCCCCCCGGGCCCGGGTTCGGCGTTCACCGTCTCGATCGTCCCGGGCTCGGCGAGCACGTTCTTCCTCGACCCGACGTTCGAGCCGATCCCCCTGGCCGGCCTCTCGTCGGGGACGGTGACGGTCGTCGGGTTCATCCCCGAGCCTTCGACGCTGGTGCTGACCTCGGGCGGGGTCGCCCTGCTGGGGCTGGTCCGCCGGGCGAGGGGGCGGCCGCGGGAGTGA
- a CDS encoding MBL fold metallo-hydrolase yields MSTVMQHASHGLGLGPDRWPAPLLDDLAYTRTGIVNLYFVGREGAGDRGWVLVDAGMIGSAGAIERAAAGRFGEGARPSAIVLTHGHFDHVGALEELARRWDAPVYAHTMELPYITGRSSYPPPDPTVGGGLMAGLSWLYPAGPVDVGARARPLPADGSVPGMDGWRWLHTPGHSPGHVSLFRDSDRTLIAGDAFVTTRQESALAVLTQEPGLHGPPRYFTPDWPSAWHSVRELAALDPELAATGHGEPMSGEALRAGLHRLARRFAEEAIPEHGRYVGRSALADHRGVISVPPDVPHPMARLLTGVGVGLLAGVALSALLEGDDD; encoded by the coding sequence ATGTCGACGGTGATGCAACACGCGAGCCACGGCCTGGGCCTGGGCCCCGATCGATGGCCGGCCCCCCTGCTCGACGACCTGGCCTACACCAGGACCGGAATCGTCAACCTCTACTTCGTGGGCCGGGAGGGCGCCGGGGACCGCGGCTGGGTCCTCGTCGACGCCGGGATGATCGGCTCGGCCGGCGCCATCGAGCGGGCGGCGGCCGGGCGGTTCGGCGAGGGCGCCCGGCCCTCGGCCATCGTCCTGACGCACGGCCACTTCGACCACGTCGGCGCCCTGGAGGAGTTGGCCCGACGCTGGGACGCGCCGGTCTATGCCCACACGATGGAGCTGCCCTACATCACCGGCCGGTCCAGCTACCCGCCGCCGGACCCGACCGTCGGCGGCGGCCTGATGGCGGGGCTCTCCTGGCTCTACCCCGCCGGGCCGGTCGACGTGGGGGCGCGTGCCCGCCCCCTGCCGGCCGACGGCAGCGTCCCCGGCATGGACGGCTGGCGCTGGCTCCACACCCCGGGCCACAGCCCGGGCCACGTCTCGCTGTTCCGGGACTCCGACCGGACGCTCATCGCCGGGGACGCCTTCGTGACCACCCGGCAGGAGTCCGCCCTCGCCGTGCTGACCCAGGAGCCGGGGCTCCACGGCCCGCCGAGGTACTTCACCCCCGACTGGCCCTCGGCCTGGCATTCCGTCCGGGAGCTGGCGGCACTGGATCCGGAGCTGGCCGCCACCGGCCACGGCGAGCCCATGTCCGGCGAGGCCCTCCGAGCCGGCCTGCATCGCCTCGCCCGACGCTTCGCCGAGGAGGCGATCCCCGAACACGGCCGATACGTCGGCCGCTCCGCCCTGGCCGACCACCGGGGCGTCATCTCCGTCCCGCCCGACGTCCCCCACCCGATGGCCCGGCTGCTGACCGGCGTCGGCGTCGGCTTGCTGGCCGGCGTGGCCCTCTCGGCCCTGCTGGAGGGGGACGACGACTGA
- a CDS encoding choice-of-anchor Q domain-containing protein: MERRALLSTILVDTFADEVQPDATTSLREAIALAASTPGDDAVVLPAIIDGAQSSYALALGQLAVDDADALTIRSEGGPATIDALGNSRVLSISARSVVELSGLAITGGEAEERGGAIYLDGGSLSLVGSSASGQANSTLEPSPDLQVGYGGGIYNAGGTLSLVDSSVSGGAVSPHAPTNSPRIGYGGGIYNDGGSVSIVGGSVSGQAGPASADTEDDFFPERYVFIDGQGGGIYNGGGSVSIVDSSVSGRAGGTWAAYDFGDLAGAGTGGAIYSTGAVSILGSGVEGTAHVGGAVYSLGTLELDRSIVSGRAEGERPHSPITPVSEAPAHAGGIYSEGTASISRTSLSGVIFDPEAWGDGGGIENRGTMALIDTTVHDSRAPRHGPGIYNSGTLDITGGTIIGNTPSASYTSPPGLGGGIYNSGPLTITNTLIAGNSGRQSYGLGIANGGAETGWDDEAGRWIIEEGGAITITNSTIAQASPALDSDLYGYGGTWTLTNTIVGWSTGVSFEPESAHNIFGPYSVVNLTDGENGNRVGIDPMLDESSVPLPGSPAIDAGLTLGDVTADLRGISRPQGPAHDVGAFEVPVAGGPDLRFDALEVQHGQAQRSFIRTVEAHFTVGEPWALYELFDRGAARMSWVPVSWDASGNPVVGPQEPVPLDGVLGVSGDVLRFDFGPQGIGGDRNSGVGDGSYWIELDLDGDDVFETVLQDQGFHRLLGDVNGDRVVDNRDFSRILASYGTGDPEADVNGDGAVNALDRTLAIRSRGHRIP, translated from the coding sequence ATGGAACGCCGGGCCTTGCTGTCGACGATCCTCGTCGACACCTTCGCCGACGAGGTGCAGCCCGACGCCACCACCAGCCTCCGCGAGGCGATCGCACTGGCCGCGTCCACCCCGGGCGACGACGCCGTCGTCCTCCCGGCCATCATCGACGGGGCCCAGAGCTCCTACGCCCTGGCCCTCGGCCAGCTGGCCGTCGACGACGCCGACGCGCTGACCATCCGATCCGAGGGCGGCCCCGCGACCATCGACGCCCTGGGCAACAGCCGGGTGCTCTCGATCTCGGCCCGGAGCGTCGTCGAGCTCTCCGGCCTGGCGATCACCGGGGGGGAGGCCGAGGAGCGGGGCGGCGCCATCTACCTCGACGGCGGATCGCTGTCGCTCGTCGGCAGCTCGGCCTCGGGCCAGGCGAACTCGACGCTCGAGCCCTCGCCCGACCTCCAGGTCGGCTACGGCGGCGGCATCTACAACGCCGGGGGCACGCTGTCGCTCGTCGACAGCTCGGTCTCGGGAGGGGCGGTCTCGCCCCACGCGCCGACCAATTCGCCGCGGATCGGCTACGGCGGGGGGATCTACAACGACGGCGGCTCGGTCTCGATCGTCGGCGGCTCGGTCTCCGGGCAGGCCGGCCCGGCCTCGGCGGACACGGAAGATGACTTCTTTCCCGAGCGCTACGTGTTCATCGACGGCCAGGGTGGGGGGATCTACAACGGCGGCGGCTCGGTCTCGATCGTCGACAGCTCGGTCTCCGGGCGGGCCGGGGGGACGTGGGCGGCCTATGACTTCGGCGACCTGGCCGGCGCCGGCACCGGTGGCGCCATCTACAGCACGGGGGCGGTCTCGATCCTCGGGAGCGGCGTGGAGGGGACGGCGCACGTCGGGGGGGCCGTCTACAGCCTCGGCACGCTGGAGCTCGACCGATCCATCGTCTCGGGGAGGGCCGAGGGGGAACGACCTCACAGCCCGATCACCCCGGTCAGCGAGGCTCCCGCCCATGCGGGGGGCATCTACAGCGAGGGGACCGCATCGATCTCGAGGACGTCCCTCTCGGGGGTGATCTTCGACCCGGAAGCCTGGGGCGACGGCGGCGGCATCGAGAACCGGGGGACGATGGCCCTCATCGACACCACGGTCCACGACAGCCGGGCCCCGAGGCACGGCCCCGGGATCTACAACTCAGGCACGCTCGACATCACCGGCGGGACCATCATCGGGAACACGCCTAGCGCTTCCTACACGTCCCCCCCGGGGCTTGGAGGTGGGATCTACAACAGCGGCCCCCTGACGATCACCAATACGCTCATCGCCGGGAATTCCGGCCGGCAGTCCTATGGCTTGGGAATCGCCAATGGTGGCGCGGAGACCGGGTGGGATGATGAGGCCGGTCGCTGGATCATCGAGGAGGGAGGGGCGATCACGATCACCAACAGCACCATCGCCCAGGCGTCGCCCGCCCTCGACAGTGATCTCTACGGATACGGCGGGACCTGGACCCTCACCAACACGATCGTCGGGTGGAGCACCGGGGTGAGCTTCGAACCGGAGAGCGCCCACAACATCTTCGGGCCGTACTCCGTTGTGAACCTGACGGACGGGGAGAACGGCAATCGCGTCGGGATCGACCCGATGCTGGACGAGTCGTCCGTCCCCCTGCCCGGCAGCCCGGCGATCGACGCGGGCCTGACGCTGGGTGACGTCACCGCCGACCTCCGCGGCATCTCCAGGCCCCAGGGGCCCGCCCACGACGTCGGCGCCTTCGAGGTGCCCGTGGCGGGCGGCCCCGACCTGCGGTTCGACGCGCTGGAGGTCCAGCACGGCCAGGCCCAGCGGTCCTTCATCCGCACCGTGGAGGCCCACTTCACGGTCGGGGAGCCGTGGGCCCTGTACGAGTTGTTCGACCGGGGGGCCGCCCGGATGAGCTGGGTCCCGGTGAGCTGGGACGCCTCGGGCAATCCGGTCGTCGGCCCCCAGGAGCCCGTGCCGCTCGACGGCGTCCTGGGCGTCTCGGGCGATGTCCTCCGGTTCGACTTCGGCCCGCAGGGCATCGGGGGGGATCGCAACTCGGGCGTCGGCGACGGCTCGTACTGGATCGAGCTGGACCTGGACGGCGATGACGTCTTCGAGACCGTCCTGCAGGACCAGGGGTTCCACCGCCTCCTCGGCGACGTCAACGGCGACCGGGTCGTCGACAACCGGGACTTCTCCCGGATCCTGGCCTCCTACGGGACCGGCGACCCCGAGGCGGACGTCAACGGGGACGGCGCGGTCAACGCGCTGGACCGGACCCTGGCGATCCGGAGCCGGGGCCATCGGATCCCCTGA